The window aggaacagcagcagcaggaacaggaggATCTGCTTGTCTTGGAAACACtacttttctgcctttcttccccTGGAAGCTCTGGACAGCTGCTCAGCTGTTCCCCCTTGGCAAGCCTCATGCAGCATCACCACACCGTGCTCTCCGTGCCCCAGCACCGCGGGCTGCTCAGCGGGGagggggtgcaggcagggcacCCACCTTCcgctgcctccttcccctcccgGGGGACAGGGGCAGCAACCTCGGCCGGCGCCCACCTCAGTGCCGCCGGGCTCAGCGCCTTCCCGGCCGCTCGGGCCGTGCCCACCCCTGGCCGCCTACTCCCGGGCCCGGGCTCCGTGGGGCCCAGACCCTGGCCGCTTGCTGGGCTCGCCCTTGGCTGGCCGGGCTCTGGCTGCGGGCTCCTGGGGGGGTGGCCGGGGGGACCTCTGTGCCCGGGGGGCCGCAGCGGTGCTGGCCGTGCCCCGGGCCTCGGCGGGGGGCTCCGGTgggcgctgcggggcgggcGGCCGTGTGGTGTAGAGGAAGAGGGCCGGGTCGGGCATGGCGTCGTGCTCTTCACGTGCGGGGTCCCTGGGGTGGGCACCGTCCCCGGGAGGGCGCCGTGGGTGCGCCCGGTGGCCACGGCGCCGGGGCCTGGCCTCGGGCGGGGGCTGCTCGGCGGGAGGCCGCCCGCTGGCGCGGGGTCCCGGCAGGCGCTGGGCAGTGGcgtgcagctgcagggagaggtAGGCGGCCGCCTCcgtctgcttctgcagctcagtGTCGAGGATGGTGACGCGGTGGCTCCGCCgcttcagctcctccaggaACCTGCGCTCCTTGTTGCGGAGGCTGGAGCGCAGCGCGGCCACCAGGGTCTCCTTGTGGCGCAGCTCCTTGCGCAGCTCCAGGttgtccttctccttctcctgcagctgggcttcCATCGCCCGGCacctctcctccagctcccggTCCAGCACGTCTGCAGGGCAAGGCATGGGGGGTTAGGAAGAGGCAGGAGTGGCTCTGCCCAGCAGACAGAGCAGTTCCCCACGTGGGGATGGCTGTGAGGGCACCAGACCCAGGGGCATGGTTCACAGCACGTCCATGCTGTGCCACCGGGCTGCTCAGGTGCTTTTGGAAACTGTGGCCCGAAAACTCCCTGCGGGCAGCCCACCAGCACATGCAGCTCTTCCCTGTGTTCCGGGGCAAGGCACAAGATCCCCTCTCGATGGGGCTAGTGTACAGGCtgggacagaggagaaaaaccCAGCAGCAAAGCAATCAACCCAATTTATTGAGTGCTGTTGCCCTCATGCCAAGAGACTGCAGAGCCAGATTAGAGGATAGAGGATGCTAATCCAGGATTACCAGGCAGTCGAGCCATGCTCAGCTGAGGGCCCAGGAAGAAATGGACATACATGCATGTGGCTATTTGTACGGGGGCACGTAAACGTGTTCATTTATTTACGGACACCCAGGAGGAGCCAGGCGCTGCAGCCGAAGCAGCCCTGGGTGCTCCCCACACAGGCGCTGCCCCGCGTCCCCAGCGCCTCGCCCCGCTGTCCCACCCTCGGCTTGGCCTCCGCCTGGTGACGCCAGGGCCCTGCAGGGGCGGCCGGTTCCAGGTGCGAGTGGAAGCGTCCGTGAGCAGCAGCGATCCCGCTGGCACGCAGCGCCCCGGCAGCACAGGGATGTGCCCGCAGTTGCCTACAGGCAGCCGTGGGGTCGGGAGCTGGGgtgcagccccaggctgggcGTGAGGCAGAGGACAGGAGGAGAGGGACCCTGCCGCTGCTGCGCTATGCTCAGTTCCTCCCCGTGCTGCAGCCATTCTCCAGAAGGAAAACCTTTTCCGAAAACAGTTCCCAAGAAGGGTGGCGTGTGCTCAGAGGGAACTGCTGCGCCGCCTCTGGCTGCCCACCccctgcaggggctgcgggCTCACCGCTCCCCATCCTCCGGGGTGTGCTGGGCTCCAGTGAggtggggcgaggaggtcggGGGCTCTGGAGCCGGGGCTGCGGCAGCACTGCCCAgcgcaggcagcaggcagccagctcctctcctggctGCGATGCACTCACCACGCCGTCACCCCCGGTTGCTGGCGCCTGACCTGTTCGTCTTCTTCTGCTGCcggcagcagctggctgccagcGACGGGGCGCTGACGGGACTTGTTGAAGCAGAGGCGCTGCTCCGAGTGGCAGgttccctgcagctcccacccgCCACCTCTCCCTACACCCCGCAAGTGATGGGtgccctccctgccccggcCCTGCTGAGTCACGCCGGTGGCACCCAAAAAAGTGTGATTTCACACCAGCCCTGCACGCTGCTCCCGAGCACCCTGCACCGCTCCAGCCAGCCTGCGTGGGCCCCGTGGCAGCTCCAGCCACGGCTCCCTCACCTGCCTGCGGGGGCACAGCACCGGCCACCCCCCACGCACCCACCCTGCCTTCTGCTCCCCCATAGCAGCATCAAGAGACTGCCTTTAGTAACTGTCCATCCGTAGAGCAATTTGGGTAACaaaactttgcatttctctACTCCCTTCTGTCCAATGATCCTGATGGGAGGAGcggctggggacagggcttggGGAGCACCGCAGCCACAGCGGGACATCTCTCGGGGCTCCTCCAGGCAGCCTTCAGGACACGCAGCGGCCCACTGAGGTACGAGGATTCCCTGTATGAGGACAAGCCCTGCCCCATGGCCACAAGTGTCCCCAGGGGGACCCAGCTCTGCGCCAGGCGAGGTGCCCCCGGCAGGCCGGGCTGTGAGCCCCTCCACGCAGCCCTCCCGTGGGGCCGAGGAGGGCAGCGCCCGTCACTGGGACCAGCGCAGCGCACACGGCATGCCCAGGCGCGCTCCCGTGGCTGTGGAAGAGCTCTGCTTTTTATGATACGCTTTGCAACCACTTTATGGCTTCAGCTCTTAAGTGtcttctgcagaggaaaaacGCTTTCTAATGAGATCTTAAGGGAGGCAGCTGCACGCGGTAATTATTACATGAGTGGCATTTGAAGAGCGATCATTTGATGGCATCTTAATTTAGGTTGTTGCCCCATAAATGTAGCAAATGTGCTCGTACTCCTTCTGAGCTGTTAAAAGGCTGAAGGATGGGCAGAGACCTGCAGGCGGTGCTCACTGCAGATGGTCCCTGCAGCGCGGGCAGGGACGCGGGGCTGGGCCCCAGGAGAGGAGGTGGCCACGAGGCTGGGGCAGTAACACCAGGAAGGAGAGCCCGGGGCGGTGCTGGGGGATGCGTTTCTGCAGGacctgggcaggggcagcactGGCACCCCCCTCGCCACTGACCCACACCGGGACCCAGGGGTCAGCACACTGAGAAATGCGCCTTGGCAGCTCCGCAGCGCTGCTGCCGGCCCACGAGGCTCATGCCAGCCGCTCGCAGACATTCAGGGTGCAGCAGCAATTCTCTCCCCCTTAGTTTGGAAGGTGGGAGATCATTTTGCAGGTCATAGTCAGGATGGTGAGAGGAGCTCAGGGGGTAACTGATAACAcccttgtttgctttttcctgggGCTCAAGGCTTGGCAGGCTTTGAGACGCTCCCTGGGGGTCCGTGGACTACCCCTAAGGGCTCTGTGTGAGGGGATTAGCAAAGCAAACCCTATGGATGCTTGCTTTCACatgcaaaaccttttttttttctttttttgcacaGACTGTTTAATCTCGGTGCTAAGAGGCTGTGAACTGTGCAGGTGGGCTTCCcagccgcccccagccccaccacccccTGAGGACAAGGGACCCCACGCCCCCAGGCTCCGTGCAGGCACCCCGCACACCCCACTGAGCGCATGCAAACCGAGATCCTACCTTGCTGGCGGGCTTCCAGCTCTTTCATTTCAAGGTCGTGGGTCAGCTCTAGGAGAGAAACCAAACGGGGATGAGCCCgagcccctgcccctgcttcccctctcctgctgcccgtgctgccggggctgagccctggctCCTCTGCCCGGCCACGGCGCCCGCCCCTGCGCTCGCAGCCGCTCCCAAGCCCGGTGCCTGGAGTCCGTGGGTTGTGAGGCAGCCTCGGGACccgcagcagccctgctcctggatGTGACTGGtgcagctgcaggtcctgcCCCAGCGCAGGCTCCCTCACACCCAtggggcctttttttttttctttggaaccATTTTCGGTGCTTTAAATCAGGGCAAAGAGCAAAGCAACGGACTGAAAATAGACCAAAGTGTAAACTGCTGCCTGAAGTATTTCATAATTTACGGCTTCCAGCctgctctctctgcctctgcacATTATGCAAGCGGGACGTCCTTGTCCCTGCgctgtgcctggagcagggcGCTGCTGCAGCACCGCGTACCCCACAAAATCCTCTTCAGACCCATCACCCCATGCAGCCAAAGGGCTGAGCTCTCCCCCagggtccccagccccaaagcacCCAGGGCTCATACAGCAGCTCAGGGACCTGCTGGAGCTCGCCTTTAACCTGCAAACTTTTACAATTTCTTTTGGATTAATATGACAGACTACTGGACTAGCAGCAGctaagaggagaaggaaggagctAACAGCAGTAGTCAGTCATTTTGgagctctt is drawn from Aythya fuligula isolate bAytFul2 chromosome 20, bAytFul2.pri, whole genome shotgun sequence and contains these coding sequences:
- the CCDC92B gene encoding coiled-coil domain containing 92B isoform X2, yielding METVSLERQIQSVQRHIAFLKKEQMELLHDLHLEILRLQKHCSELTHDLEMKELEARQQDVLDRELEERCRAMEAQLQEKEKDNLELRKELRHKETLVAALRSSLRNKERRFLEELKRRSHRVTILDTELQKQTEAAAYLSLQLHATAQRLPGPRASGRPPAEQPPPEARPRRRGHRAHPRRPPGDGAHPRDPAREEHDAMPDPALFLYTTRPPAPQRPPEPPAEARGTASTAAAPRAQRSPRPPPQEPAARARPAKGEPSKRPGSGPHGARARE
- the CCDC92B gene encoding coiled-coil domain containing 92B isoform X1, producing the protein MTPSGRPAGPRRSPEAWTASSVAMETVSLERQIQSVQRHIAFLKKEQMELLHDLHLEILRLQKHCSELTHDLEMKELEARQQDVLDRELEERCRAMEAQLQEKEKDNLELRKELRHKETLVAALRSSLRNKERRFLEELKRRSHRVTILDTELQKQTEAAAYLSLQLHATAQRLPGPRASGRPPAEQPPPEARPRRRGHRAHPRRPPGDGAHPRDPAREEHDAMPDPALFLYTTRPPAPQRPPEPPAEARGTASTAAAPRAQRSPRPPPQEPAARARPAKGEPSKRPGSGPHGARARE